In one Umezawaea sp. Da 62-37 genomic region, the following are encoded:
- a CDS encoding DUF4334 domain-containing protein, which produces MSGDAARRWQVLRASAGPVDTGELDALWADLEVVDASAVLGSWRGFAFPTGHPLEAVLISSRWHGKRFVAPDDAKPLIRRGEDGTFYSDTTAGRGEASLWNVEFRGEVTATMVYDGMPVLDHFKRVDDTTLMGVMNGKPGVVLARGRHFYFGLERE; this is translated from the coding sequence ATGAGCGGCGACGCGGCGCGGCGGTGGCAGGTCTTGCGGGCGTCGGCGGGCCCGGTGGACACCGGTGAGCTCGACGCCCTGTGGGCCGATCTCGAGGTCGTCGACGCGTCGGCGGTCCTGGGCTCCTGGCGGGGTTTCGCCTTCCCCACCGGGCATCCGCTGGAGGCGGTGCTGATCAGCAGCCGGTGGCACGGCAAGCGGTTCGTCGCACCGGACGACGCCAAGCCGCTGATCCGCCGGGGCGAGGACGGCACCTTCTACTCCGACACCACGGCGGGCAGGGGCGAGGCGTCCCTGTGGAACGTGGAGTTCCGCGGCGAGGTCACCGCCACGATGGTCTACGACGGAATGCCGGTGCTCGACCACTTCAAGCGCGTGGACGACACCACCCTGATGGGCGTGATGAACGGCAAACCGGGCGTCGTGCTGGCCCGCGGCCGCCACTTCTACTTCGGCCTGGAACGCGAGTGA
- a CDS encoding TetR/AcrR family transcriptional regulator: protein MTAEPTAVVRPRNRKQLIVAAAGRVFSERGYHAASMEEIAAGVGITAAALYRHFPNKYALFAECADVMVDRLVAALDEVPADAALTDVLAAVTRVTVAHRASGGVYRWESRYLNREDRHALAAKFAHVVERVADVVRREHPLPDEHLRATAALGAIGSITTHHASIAQRRVEELLLACALRVVATDPTAAAGSAHLVELPTPPVPRTRRSEILAAAIPLFERDGFANVTNGRIAEAVGLVSSAIYRYFPGKADILAAACLQAAALLAQAVEQNLRGVDDPHDALVALTATYVAYSFEHTALTSVANAEIGGLPTALRQTLVIAQREHIAVWEQQLRSARPELDSRQARALVHAGFGVVVEAGRRLRWQDSPAHRDAVAAFLMAALGLCPLVAPGRAKARRLISAERKSHAVEPLA from the coding sequence ATGACCGCCGAGCCGACCGCGGTCGTCCGGCCGCGCAACCGCAAGCAGCTCATCGTCGCGGCGGCGGGCCGGGTGTTCAGCGAGCGCGGCTACCACGCGGCGTCCATGGAGGAGATCGCCGCGGGCGTCGGCATCACCGCCGCGGCCCTCTACCGGCACTTCCCGAACAAGTACGCGCTGTTCGCCGAGTGCGCCGACGTCATGGTGGACCGGCTCGTCGCGGCCCTCGACGAGGTGCCCGCCGACGCGGCCCTCACCGACGTGCTCGCCGCCGTCACCAGGGTCACCGTCGCCCACCGCGCGTCCGGCGGCGTGTACCGGTGGGAGTCCCGCTACCTCAACCGCGAGGACCGCCACGCGCTCGCGGCGAAGTTCGCGCACGTGGTCGAGCGCGTCGCCGACGTGGTGCGGCGCGAGCACCCGCTACCGGACGAGCACCTGCGCGCCACGGCGGCGCTCGGCGCGATCGGGTCCATCACGACGCACCACGCCTCGATCGCGCAACGCCGGGTGGAGGAACTGCTGCTGGCGTGCGCGCTGCGCGTGGTCGCGACCGACCCGACGGCGGCCGCCGGGAGCGCGCACCTCGTCGAACTGCCCACCCCGCCCGTGCCGCGCACCCGGCGCTCGGAGATCCTCGCGGCCGCCATCCCGCTGTTCGAGCGCGACGGGTTCGCCAACGTCACCAACGGCAGGATCGCCGAGGCCGTGGGGCTGGTGTCCTCCGCGATCTACCGCTACTTCCCCGGCAAGGCCGACATCCTGGCCGCGGCCTGCCTCCAGGCCGCCGCGCTGCTGGCCCAGGCGGTGGAGCAGAACCTGCGCGGCGTGGACGACCCGCACGACGCGCTGGTCGCGCTGACGGCGACTTACGTGGCCTACAGCTTCGAGCACACCGCGCTCACCAGCGTCGCGAACGCCGAGATCGGCGGCCTGCCCACCGCCCTGCGGCAGACCCTGGTCATCGCGCAACGCGAGCACATCGCCGTGTGGGAGCAGCAACTGCGGTCGGCCCGCCCGGAACTCGACTCGCGCCAGGCCCGCGCGCTCGTGCACGCGGGGTTCGGCGTCGTCGTCGAGGCCGGGCGCAGACTGCGCTGGCAGGACAGCCCCGCCCACCGCGACGCCGTCGCCGCGTTCCTCATGGCCGCGCTGGGCCTGTGCCCCCTCGTCGCCCCCGGCCGCGCGAAAGCTCGCCGTCTCATTAGCGCCGAACGGAAGTCGCACGCGGTAGAACCACTGGCGTGA
- a CDS encoding SGNH/GDSL hydrolase family protein: MTDTNTWVRSWSASPQAAHDGLGSLDDHPPLADVTLRQVVRVGGGGRRVRVRFTNEFGTAPFTIGAARVGLTAPGGGVQPGSERALTFSGAPTVTVPAGAPILSDPVDLPVPALTRLTISLHLPGRVETCTCHDPSLDTGWTIPGNAVAAPTLPANAVDLPVRALISAVDLLPDTPAKAVVVLGDSRVDGAGSTPDTNHSWPELLARRLVEQGAGGYVSNQGISGNRMLNDGIGTAALARFDRDVLATPGLGHLVLAVGGNDLIISAAPRDDGPMADFLKMFPGAPVTTDDVIAGHRQLIARAREHGVKVHGTTAAPFGGSDLYTPDGETARLALNEWIRTSGAFDAVLDFDAVWHDPDHPDRIRDDFHAGDHLHGNDAGYQALADSVDLSLFS, encoded by the coding sequence ATGACCGACACGAACACCTGGGTCCGGAGCTGGAGCGCCTCACCCCAGGCGGCCCACGACGGGCTCGGCTCGCTCGACGACCACCCGCCCCTCGCCGACGTGACCCTGCGCCAGGTCGTGCGCGTCGGCGGCGGCGGACGCCGGGTGCGCGTCCGCTTCACCAACGAGTTCGGCACCGCGCCCTTCACCATCGGCGCGGCACGGGTGGGCCTCACGGCCCCCGGTGGCGGCGTCCAGCCCGGCAGCGAACGCGCACTGACCTTCTCCGGCGCGCCGACGGTCACCGTCCCGGCGGGCGCGCCGATCCTCAGCGACCCGGTCGACCTGCCCGTGCCCGCCCTCACCAGGCTGACCATCAGCCTCCACCTGCCCGGCCGCGTGGAGACCTGCACCTGCCACGACCCCTCCCTGGACACCGGCTGGACCATCCCCGGCAACGCCGTCGCCGCACCCACCCTCCCGGCCAACGCGGTGGACCTGCCGGTGCGAGCCCTCATCTCCGCCGTCGACCTGCTCCCGGACACCCCGGCCAAGGCCGTCGTCGTGCTCGGCGACTCCCGCGTCGACGGCGCGGGCTCCACCCCGGACACCAACCACAGCTGGCCGGAACTGCTCGCCCGGCGACTCGTCGAGCAGGGCGCCGGGGGCTACGTCTCCAACCAGGGCATCAGCGGCAACCGCATGCTCAACGACGGCATCGGCACCGCCGCCCTCGCCCGTTTCGACCGCGACGTCCTGGCGACACCGGGCCTCGGCCACCTGGTGCTGGCCGTGGGCGGCAACGACCTCATCATCTCCGCCGCCCCGCGTGACGACGGCCCCATGGCCGACTTCCTGAAGATGTTCCCCGGCGCGCCCGTGACGACCGACGACGTCATCGCAGGCCACCGGCAGCTGATCGCCCGTGCGCGCGAACACGGCGTGAAGGTCCACGGCACCACCGCCGCGCCCTTCGGCGGTTCGGACCTCTACACGCCGGATGGCGAGACCGCGCGTCTGGCGCTCAACGAGTGGATCCGCACCAGCGGCGCCTTCGACGCGGTACTGGACTTCGACGCCGTCTGGCACGACCCCGACCACCCGGACCGGATCCGGGACGACTTCCACGCGGGCGACCACCTGCACGGCAACGACGCGGGCTACCAGGCACTGGCCGACTCGGTGGACCTGTCGCTGTTCAGCTGA
- a CDS encoding M15 family metallopeptidase, with product MRSRSRTLCVLLAALALVLAPAPASAETGRSGFVALRSVDPTIVQEIRYSTRHNFVGVPIDGYLEPTCLLTKQAARALRTAQQRVRPLGLTLKVYDCYRPQRAVDHFVRWAEDLDDTKMKAEFYPRVDKTRLFLDGYIAARSGHSRGSTLDVTLVRLPPAPQRPYAPGETLRPCYAPVGVRFPDNTVDMGTGYDCFDTLSHTADPRITGVARQNRDLLVDTMTAAGFTNLAEEWWHFTLRGEPFPDTYFDFPVARSSAG from the coding sequence ATGCGAAGCCGTTCCAGAACCCTGTGCGTCCTGCTGGCCGCGCTGGCCCTCGTCCTCGCCCCCGCTCCGGCCTCCGCGGAGACCGGGCGGTCCGGGTTCGTCGCCCTCAGGTCGGTGGACCCGACGATCGTGCAGGAGATCCGCTACTCCACCCGCCACAACTTCGTCGGCGTCCCGATCGACGGCTACCTCGAACCCACCTGCCTGCTCACCAAGCAGGCGGCGCGGGCGCTGCGGACCGCGCAGCAGCGGGTGCGCCCGCTCGGCCTGACCCTGAAGGTCTACGACTGCTACCGCCCGCAGCGGGCCGTGGACCACTTCGTCCGCTGGGCCGAAGACCTCGACGACACGAAGATGAAGGCCGAGTTCTACCCGCGGGTCGACAAGACCAGGCTGTTCCTCGACGGCTACATCGCCGCGCGCTCCGGGCACAGCCGGGGCAGCACGCTCGACGTCACGCTGGTGCGGCTGCCCCCGGCGCCGCAGCGCCCGTACGCGCCGGGCGAGACCCTGCGGCCCTGCTACGCGCCGGTAGGCGTGCGGTTCCCGGACAACACCGTCGACATGGGCACCGGGTACGACTGCTTCGACACCCTCTCCCACACCGCCGACCCCCGGATCACCGGCGTCGCGCGGCAGAACCGCGACCTGCTCGTGGACACCATGACCGCGGCCGGTTTCACCAACCTCGCCGAGGAGTGGTGGCACTTCACCCTGCGCGGCGAACCCTTCCCCGACACCTACTTCGACTTCCCCGTGGCCCGTTCGTCCGCGGGGTGA
- a CDS encoding BTAD domain-containing putative transcriptional regulator, translating into MDGGARLRVTLLGAFHAARGDAVLPVPGARLQGLLVRLALAGGHPVEPGVLVDAIWAEDPPSGPSPALQTLVSRLRRALGSADDVVQAVGGYRLAVDVADVDALRFERLAAAGREALRAGDLEAAGAALAEAVSLWGDRPGAEPAVVAAVAPAVATRLAGLSVEAVVDLADVELSSGRAEVAATRLTGLLAERTTHERAAALLVDALAALGRQAEALAVYERVREALADTLGTDPGTALRERHMDLLRAERPAPVGKPSALPSPLTSFVGRDDDLARIAALLAAGRLVTVLGPGGAGKTRLAVEAARRHGALARMIDLASVTEPAKVGAAVLAGIGPRGVTVFDARTRIEGDELDTLIGELGGRESLLLVDNCEHLVDAVAHLLAALLPRCPGLRVLATSREPLAIDGEVLLPLGPLPLPGPDDSVDQARRTASVRLFTERAAAVRPGFAVDGTTLSDVVRVVRGLDGMPLALELAAARLRTLSLPEVADGLSDRFRLLATGSRSAPARHRTLRAVIAWSWDMLGEHERVVAERIAVLPGGVTPASAAAVCAGTTVPVDGIAELLAGLVDRSLLQLAPDPGRYRMLETIREYGTAQLGDPGGTRDLAAAHFADLMARNDPRLRGPDQLIAMQVIGAEYDNTIAALRHLCAVRDSPGAMSLALALTWYWQMFGRHSDGAYWLGEALAVPGGGPTPERDCARAVDLLNRADFLSGITGEEAADDRVEMRELADRLVAHAELSSHHRVFGPILLFLEDEKAALAVFGRLADGEDVWLAGLAHMFLAEIAENAGALDRMRVHVKTALARFRQVGDRWGQAATLPRRAQLRRYDDLDGALADLREARRLAGEFGSPSLGDQLYSDLLWIDVHVRRGDTDQAMALIDAARERALHASSAEMLVLVDAREAGFRVRLGDLDRAGDLLDDAERGLRGGTAFPAGHVRTLIGSARAALCLARGDLPGADKAQREAYAAALATRELPIVSLVAVDAAALAEARGRPHESAVLLGAAARLRGAHDRTDPQVRGLTLRGRAALGGDGFAAAYAEGWELDGAAAVAAADPASGNGAGSAAGARTR; encoded by the coding sequence ATGGACGGGGGCGCACGGCTTCGGGTCACGCTGCTCGGCGCGTTCCACGCGGCGCGCGGTGACGCCGTGCTGCCCGTTCCGGGCGCGCGGTTGCAGGGCCTGCTCGTGCGGTTGGCCCTGGCCGGTGGGCACCCGGTGGAACCGGGCGTGCTGGTCGACGCGATCTGGGCCGAGGACCCGCCGTCCGGCCCCTCCCCCGCCCTGCAGACCCTCGTCTCCCGGTTGCGCCGCGCTCTCGGCTCGGCGGACGACGTCGTGCAGGCCGTGGGCGGGTACCGGCTGGCGGTGGACGTGGCCGACGTGGACGCGCTGCGCTTCGAACGGCTCGCCGCCGCCGGGCGGGAGGCGCTGCGGGCGGGTGACCTGGAAGCCGCAGGCGCCGCGCTCGCGGAAGCCGTGTCGTTGTGGGGCGACCGTCCCGGCGCCGAACCCGCGGTGGTCGCCGCGGTCGCGCCCGCGGTCGCCACCCGGTTGGCGGGACTGTCGGTCGAGGCGGTCGTCGACCTCGCCGACGTCGAGCTGTCGTCGGGGCGGGCCGAGGTCGCCGCCACGCGGCTGACCGGGTTGCTGGCCGAGCGGACGACGCACGAGCGGGCGGCCGCGCTGCTGGTGGACGCGCTCGCCGCCCTGGGACGCCAGGCCGAGGCGCTGGCCGTGTACGAGCGGGTCCGCGAGGCCTTGGCCGACACCCTCGGCACCGACCCCGGCACCGCGTTGCGGGAACGCCACATGGATCTGCTGCGCGCCGAGCGGCCCGCCCCCGTCGGCAAGCCGAGCGCGCTGCCCTCGCCGTTGACGAGTTTCGTCGGCCGCGACGACGACCTGGCCCGGATCGCCGCGCTGCTCGCCGCCGGACGCCTGGTCACCGTGCTCGGTCCCGGCGGCGCGGGCAAGACCCGCCTGGCCGTGGAAGCCGCCCGCCGCCACGGGGCCCTCGCCCGGATGATCGACCTCGCCTCCGTCACCGAACCCGCCAAGGTCGGCGCGGCCGTGCTCGCCGGGATCGGACCGCGCGGTGTCACCGTGTTCGACGCCAGGACGCGGATCGAGGGCGACGAGCTGGACACCCTCATCGGGGAACTCGGCGGCCGGGAGAGCCTGCTGCTGGTCGACAACTGCGAGCACCTGGTCGACGCCGTGGCCCACCTGCTCGCGGCGCTGCTCCCCCGCTGCCCCGGCCTGCGCGTGCTCGCCACCAGCCGCGAACCCCTCGCGATCGACGGCGAGGTGCTGCTGCCGCTGGGCCCGCTCCCGCTGCCCGGCCCGGACGACAGCGTGGACCAGGCCCGCCGGACGGCGTCGGTGCGCCTGTTCACCGAACGGGCCGCCGCCGTGCGCCCCGGCTTCGCCGTGGACGGGACCACGCTGTCCGACGTCGTGCGCGTGGTGCGCGGCCTGGACGGGATGCCGCTGGCACTGGAACTGGCCGCCGCGCGGTTGCGGACCCTGTCGCTCCCCGAGGTCGCCGACGGCCTCTCCGACCGGTTCCGGCTCCTGGCCACCGGCAGCCGCTCCGCCCCGGCCCGGCACCGCACGCTGCGCGCGGTGATCGCCTGGAGCTGGGACATGCTGGGCGAGCACGAACGCGTGGTCGCCGAACGGATCGCCGTCCTGCCCGGCGGCGTCACACCCGCCTCGGCCGCCGCGGTCTGCGCCGGCACCACCGTGCCGGTCGACGGGATCGCGGAACTGCTGGCGGGCCTGGTCGACCGGTCGCTGCTGCAACTCGCGCCCGACCCCGGCCGCTACCGGATGCTGGAGACGATCCGCGAGTACGGCACGGCACAGCTGGGCGACCCCGGCGGGACCCGCGACCTGGCGGCCGCCCACTTCGCCGATCTGATGGCCCGCAACGACCCCCGGCTGCGCGGGCCAGACCAGCTGATCGCCATGCAGGTCATCGGCGCCGAGTACGACAACACCATCGCGGCCCTGCGCCACCTGTGCGCCGTCCGCGACTCCCCCGGCGCGATGAGCCTCGCCCTGGCGCTGACCTGGTACTGGCAGATGTTCGGCCGCCACTCCGACGGCGCCTACTGGCTGGGCGAGGCGCTGGCGGTGCCCGGTGGCGGGCCGACGCCCGAACGCGACTGCGCCCGAGCCGTCGACCTGCTCAACCGGGCGGACTTCCTGTCCGGGATCACCGGTGAGGAGGCCGCTGACGACCGGGTGGAGATGCGCGAGCTGGCCGACCGGCTGGTGGCGCACGCGGAGCTGTCGAGCCACCACCGCGTGTTCGGCCCGATCCTGCTCTTCCTGGAGGACGAGAAGGCGGCGCTCGCGGTCTTCGGGCGCCTGGCCGACGGCGAGGACGTGTGGCTGGCCGGGCTGGCCCACATGTTCCTGGCCGAGATCGCCGAGAACGCGGGCGCGCTCGACCGGATGCGGGTCCACGTGAAGACCGCCCTGGCCCGCTTCCGGCAGGTCGGCGACCGCTGGGGCCAGGCCGCCACGCTGCCGAGGCGCGCCCAGCTGCGCCGGTACGACGACCTGGACGGCGCGCTGGCCGACCTGCGCGAGGCCCGGAGGCTGGCGGGCGAGTTCGGCTCGCCCAGCCTCGGCGACCAGCTCTACAGCGACCTGCTCTGGATCGACGTGCACGTGCGGCGCGGCGACACCGACCAGGCGATGGCGCTGATCGACGCGGCCCGTGAGCGGGCGCTGCACGCGTCCTCGGCGGAGATGCTGGTCCTGGTCGACGCGCGGGAAGCAGGCTTCCGGGTGCGGCTGGGCGACCTGGACCGGGCGGGTGACCTGCTCGACGACGCCGAACGCGGTCTGCGCGGTGGCACCGCGTTCCCCGCGGGGCACGTCCGGACCCTGATCGGCAGCGCACGGGCCGCGCTCTGCCTGGCACGGGGCGACCTGCCCGGCGCGGACAAGGCGCAGCGGGAGGCGTACGCGGCCGCGCTGGCGACCAGGGAGCTGCCGATCGTGTCGCTGGTGGCGGTGGACGCGGCCGCGCTCGCCGAGGCGCGTGGCCGCCCGCACGAGTCGGCCGTGCTGCTCGGCGCCGCCGCCCGGCTGCGGGGCGCGCACGACCGCACCGACCCGCAGGTCCGCGGCCTCACCCTCCGGGGGCGGGCCGCGCTGGGCGGGGACGGGTTCGCCGCGGCGTACGCGGAGGGCTGGGAGCTGGACGGGGCCGCCGCCGTGGCGGCGGCCGACCCGGCCTCGGGGAACGGGGCCGGGTCAGCCGCCGGGGCACGAACGCGCTGA
- a CDS encoding acyl-CoA dehydrogenase family protein, whose amino-acid sequence MRTSVLLSCGSGPSEVVDAEPDDPRPDEVVVRIEAVGVCHTDLLTLRVLGDRPAVLGHEGCGTVERLGSDVDTLAVGERVVISFSSCGGCAQCGAGQPAYCASAAALNNSGRRPDGSATIRVGGEPVFAAFFGVVVETAAPRPRRPVRSHRCAACARAGAVADQRAGSVLKPVPLPAWWRSRLPSAQSEEPRIGVPMTSVIPAGRSLYDDDHELLRDTVRAFVDKHAAPHAERWRAEGKVDRGLFEEAAKAGILGFTIPEEYGGGGVSDYRFNAVIGEEFSRHPVSDGLAGVALSNDIVIPYFTDLTDDEQKARWLPGIAAGKLVVAVAMTEPGTGSDLAGIATTAVRDGDDYVVNGSKVFISNGQNADLVVTAVRTGPDRHRGISLLVVEADRPGFSRGRNLEKVGLHAQDTSELSYQDVRVPAANLLGEEGSGFLGLMRNLPQERISIAANAVASAEGVLERTLDYVKQRTAFGQAIGSFQNTRFELADMVTSVRVSRAYVDDLLAKHTRGELSAVDAAAAKFWTTEQYVGIVGRCLQLHGGYGYMLEYRIAHDYLDSRVSTIYGGTTEIMKEIVGRDLGL is encoded by the coding sequence GTGAGGACCTCGGTGCTGCTCTCGTGCGGCTCCGGGCCCAGCGAGGTCGTCGACGCGGAACCGGACGACCCGCGCCCGGACGAGGTGGTCGTCCGGATCGAGGCGGTCGGGGTCTGCCACACCGACCTGCTCACCCTGCGGGTGCTGGGGGACCGGCCCGCGGTGCTCGGCCACGAGGGGTGCGGCACCGTCGAGCGGTTGGGCTCGGACGTCGACACCCTCGCGGTGGGGGAGCGGGTCGTGATCTCGTTCTCCTCCTGCGGCGGGTGCGCGCAGTGCGGGGCCGGTCAGCCCGCGTACTGCGCGTCGGCGGCCGCGCTGAACAACTCGGGACGACGCCCGGACGGCTCCGCGACCATCCGCGTCGGCGGCGAACCGGTGTTCGCCGCGTTCTTCGGCGTCGTGGTGGAGACCGCCGCGCCGCGACCTCGCCGCCCGGTTCGGAGCCACCGCTGCGCGGCCTGCGCCCGCGCGGGTGCGGTCGCCGACCAGCGGGCCGGTTCGGTGCTGAAACCGGTGCCCCTGCCCGCCTGGTGGCGAAGTCGACTTCCGAGCGCACAATCCGAAGAGCCCAGGATCGGAGTCCCGATGACCAGCGTGATCCCCGCAGGACGGTCGCTCTACGACGACGACCACGAACTGCTGCGCGACACCGTCCGCGCGTTCGTCGACAAGCACGCCGCGCCCCACGCCGAGCGGTGGCGGGCGGAGGGCAAGGTCGACCGCGGGCTCTTCGAGGAGGCCGCCAAGGCCGGGATCCTCGGCTTCACCATCCCCGAGGAGTACGGCGGCGGCGGTGTCTCCGACTACCGCTTCAACGCGGTGATCGGCGAGGAGTTCTCCCGCCATCCGGTGTCGGACGGCCTCGCCGGGGTCGCGCTGTCCAACGACATCGTCATCCCCTACTTCACCGACCTGACCGACGACGAGCAGAAAGCCCGCTGGCTGCCGGGGATCGCCGCCGGGAAGCTCGTCGTCGCGGTCGCCATGACGGAACCGGGCACCGGCAGCGACCTGGCCGGAATCGCCACCACCGCCGTCCGCGACGGTGACGACTACGTGGTCAACGGCAGCAAGGTCTTCATCTCCAACGGCCAGAACGCCGACCTCGTGGTCACCGCCGTCCGGACCGGACCCGACCGCCACCGGGGGATCAGCCTGCTGGTCGTCGAGGCCGATCGCCCCGGCTTCTCCCGCGGCCGCAACCTGGAGAAGGTCGGCCTGCACGCCCAGGACACCAGCGAGCTGTCCTACCAGGACGTCCGGGTCCCCGCCGCCAACCTGCTCGGGGAGGAGGGGTCGGGCTTCCTCGGCCTGATGCGGAACCTGCCCCAGGAGCGGATATCGATCGCCGCCAACGCCGTGGCCTCCGCCGAGGGCGTGCTGGAGCGCACCCTGGACTACGTCAAGCAGCGCACGGCGTTCGGGCAGGCGATCGGGTCGTTCCAGAACACGCGCTTCGAACTGGCCGACATGGTCACCTCCGTGCGGGTGAGCCGGGCCTACGTCGACGACCTGCTCGCCAAGCACACCCGAGGGGAACTCAGCGCGGTGGACGCCGCGGCGGCGAAGTTCTGGACCACGGAGCAGTACGTCGGCATCGTCGGCCGGTGCCTGCAACTGCACGGCGGGTACGGGTACATGCTCGAGTACCGCATCGCGCACGACTACCTCGACTCGCGCGTCAGCACCATCTACGGGGGCACCACGGAGATCATGAAGGAGATCGTCGGACGCGACCTGGGTCTGTAG
- a CDS encoding DUF998 domain-containing protein has translation MTDIKLETVVRQPLRVPRNRKAGALLAAGGGVYFTAEFIAAAAWTDPPYSYTYHFISNLGVHGPTTAVGQFMYSPLAWVMNTGFVLFGLVTLAGVVLLRGLPRGRRVVVIVLATLLATGGVLLGLFPGSAETTVNGAPDYHGLGAAVGFISGNVLAILIGRTRESLGLSRGLGRALVMAGVVGFASLVAYGVILALGTSPVIGLVERGIVDPFLAGFIAVGVALVRKHRTGH, from the coding sequence GTGACCGACATCAAGCTCGAAACCGTTGTCCGCCAACCACTCCGGGTTCCGCGCAACCGCAAGGCGGGGGCGCTGCTCGCAGCCGGTGGAGGCGTCTACTTCACCGCCGAGTTCATCGCCGCCGCGGCGTGGACCGACCCTCCCTACAGCTACACCTACCACTTCATCAGCAACCTCGGCGTCCACGGCCCCACGACCGCGGTCGGGCAGTTCATGTACTCGCCGCTCGCCTGGGTGATGAACACCGGCTTCGTCCTCTTCGGACTCGTCACCCTGGCCGGCGTCGTCCTGCTGCGGGGACTGCCGCGCGGACGACGCGTGGTCGTGATCGTCCTGGCCACCCTGCTGGCGACCGGCGGCGTCCTCCTGGGCCTCTTCCCGGGGTCCGCCGAGACCACGGTCAACGGCGCACCCGACTACCACGGGCTCGGTGCCGCCGTGGGGTTCATCAGCGGCAACGTGCTCGCCATCCTCATCGGCAGGACGCGCGAATCCCTTGGGCTGTCCCGAGGGTTGGGGAGGGCACTGGTGATGGCAGGGGTGGTCGGCTTCGCTTCACTGGTGGCCTACGGCGTCATCCTCGCGCTCGGAACGAGCCCCGTCATCGGTCTCGTCGAACGCGGAATCGTGGACCCGTTCCTGGCTGGGTTCATCGCCGTGGGGGTGGCCCTGGTGCGGAAGCACCGCACCGGGCACTGA
- a CDS encoding DUF1059 domain-containing protein, with translation MKRNISCPCGERITGQDEDDLVAKTQQHLKENHPGHDYSRDEILFMAY, from the coding sequence ATGAAGCGGAACATCAGCTGCCCCTGCGGTGAGCGCATCACCGGCCAGGACGAGGACGACCTGGTGGCGAAGACCCAGCAGCACCTCAAGGAGAACCACCCCGGCCACGACTACTCGCGCGACGAGATCCTCTTCATGGCGTACTGA